Proteins encoded within one genomic window of Perognathus longimembris pacificus isolate PPM17 chromosome 28, ASM2315922v1, whole genome shotgun sequence:
- the Gpr50 gene encoding melatonin-related receptor, with protein sequence MGPTVRAPAPKDCLGCQGSQPDYPPALVTFMFCTMVVTTVVDLIGNSMVILAVAKNKKLRNSGNIFVVSLSMADALVALYPYPLMLYTMSVGGWNLSQLQCQMVGLVTGLSVVGSIFNIMAIAINRYCYICHSLQYERIFSVRNTCVYLLITWLMTVLAVLPNMYIGTIEYDPHTYTCIFNYLNNPVFTVTIVCIHFVLPLIIVGFCYMRIWTKVLAARDPAAQNPDNQFAEVRNFLTMFVIFLLFAVCWCPINVLMVFVAVSPKEMASKIPHWLYLAAYLIAYLNSCLNAVIYGLLNENFRREYCTIFHAIRHPILFFSGLIADIREIQEARVLTRARIRARDQAREQAREQARLHAREQDPARACPVVERTPRSVRNVPLPGDAAAGPPSRASGHSKAHARSASAYRKPAAGHSKSVSAYPKSATVYPKPASVHFKSDSVQFKPASVHFKGDSVHFKAESCHFKPIPKRASDHHVSASSHSSSHPTHTTEHVKPAASHAQSTSTDYDNHAPTCEPLPTVAVDPDLPRSHCPMVISPEPLECHVTNLLEPASSSTTGSPEPAVLQQELVAAAELPDTHATTAGPSARPQVVVIDVDEDSDEIAV encoded by the exons ATGGGGCCCACCGTGCGGGCTCCAGCCCCCAAAGACTGCCTTGGATGTCAAGGGTCGCAACCTGATTACCCCCCGGCCCTCGTGACCTTCATGTTCTGCACAATGGTGGTCACCACCGTGGTAGACCTGATCGGCAACTCCATGGTCATTCTGGCTGTGGCAAAGAACAAGAAGCTGCGAAATTCGG GTAACATATTTGTGGTTAGTCTCTCCATGGCGGATGCGCTGGTGGCCCTCTATCCGTACCCTCTGATGCTGTACACCATGTCCGTCGGGGGCTGGAATCTCAGCCAGCTCCAGTGCCAAATGGTCGGACTCGTCACAGGGCTGAGCGTGGTCGGTTCCATCTTCAACATTATGGCCATCGCCATCAACCGCTACTGCTACATTTGCCACAGCCTGCAGTATGAGCGGATCTTCAGCGTGCGCAACACCTGCGTCTACCTGCTCATCACCTGGCTCATGACCGTCCTTGCTGTCCTGCCCAACATGTACATTGGCACCATCGAGTATGATCCTCACACCTACACCTGCATCTTCAACTATCTCAACAACCCTGTTTTCACCGTGACCATCGTCTGCATCCACTTCGTCCTCCCTCTCATCATAGTCGGTTTCTGCTACATGAGAATCTGGACCAAAGTGCTGGCAGCTCGGGACCCAGCTGCACAGAATCCTGACAACCAGTTTGCAGAGGTTCGCAATTTTCTAACCATGTTTGTGATCTTCCTCCTTTTTGCAGTATGCTGGTGCCCCATCAATGTGCTCATGGTGTTCGTGGCTGTCAGTCCAAAGGAGATGGCAAGCAAGATCCCCCACTGGCTTTATCTTGCAGCCTACCTCATAGCCTACCTCAACAGCTGCCTGAATGCTGTCATCTACGGGCTCCTTAACGAGAATTTCCGACGAGAATACTGCACCATCTTCCATGCTATTCGCCATCCTATCCTGTTCTTCTCTGGCCTCATCGCTGACATCCGTGAGATCCAGGAGGCCCGTGTCCTCACCCGTGCCCGCATCCGTGCTCGTGATCAAGCCCGTGAACAGGCCCGCGAACAAGCGCGACTGCATGCCCGAGAACAAGACCCTGCTCGTGCCTGTCCTGTTGTGGAGAGAACCCCGAGGAGCGTCCGAAATGTTCCATTGCCTGGAGATGCCGCCGCTGGCCCCCCCAGCCGTGCTTCTGGCCACAGCAAGGCCCATGCCAGGTCTGCCTCTGCCTACCGCAAACCTGC CGCTGGCCACTCCAAGTCTGTCTCTGCCTACCCCAAGTCTGCCACCGTCTACCCTAAGCCGGCCTCAGTTCACTTCAAGTCGGACTCTGTCCAGTTCAAGCCAGCTTCGGTCCATTTCAAGGGCGACTCTGTCCACTTCAAGGCGGAATCTTGCCATTTCAAGCCTATTCCCAAGCGTGCCAGTGATCACCACGTCTCTGCTAGCAGCCATTCCTCCAGCCACCCTACACACACCACTGAGCATGTCAAGCCTGCGGCCAGCCATGCTCAGTCCACCAGCACTGACTATGACAATCATGCCCCCACCTGTGAGCCCCTGCCCACTGTGGCTGTCGATCCTGACCTCCCTAGGTCCCACTGCCCCATGGTCATCTCCCCCGAGCCCCTTGAGTGTCACGTCACTAACCTCCTGGAGCCTGCCTCCAGCTCTACCACAGGGTCCCCAGAGCCTGCTGTCCTCCAACAGGAACTGGTAGCTGCTGCTGAGCTTCCCGACACGCATGCTACTACTGCTGGCCCCAGTGCTCGCCCTCAGGTTGTGGTTATTGATGTTGACGAGGATTCTGATGAGATTGCTGTGTAA